A stretch of DNA from Thermodesulfobacteriota bacterium:
GCAGGGACGTCGATTCGATACTCGGAAAGGTGATACGCATGACCTCGGACGGTAAACCCGTAAGCTCGAACCCGTTCTATGTTGACGACGACATCAAAAAGCCGCGGAACTATGTCTGGGCCTACGGCTTCAGGAACCCGTTCAGCCTGGAGGTGGTAGGCGGCAGGGTTTTCGTTGCGGACAACGGCCTCAGCTCGGACAGGTTCCTCGAAGTCAGAAAGGGTGTGGATTACCTCTGGGACGGCTCTAACTGGAGCATCGGCGTCAACGCGGATTTCGTGATCAATCCCTCCGTCGGTCCGGTTCAAATGGATTACTACCCCGAGAGTCTCGGGATATTCCCCGAGGAATACAGGGGCAGGTTCTATCTGGTCATGGGCGGGAATCTCTCGATGCCGGGGCCCGGGCAGAGGGAAGACAAGAGCATCGCAATGCTCGATTACGGGTTCAAGGAAGATAAAATGCAGACCGTCCCCAAGCTATTCATGAGATACACAGGCGACGGGAACCAGATACTGGTAGGGGTCGGGATAGGGCCGGACGGACTCTACTTCGCTCCTATACTGCCGGATTCGAGCGGCTTCAGCTCCATATATAAGGTCACGTACGACGAGTCGAATACGTATCCGAATAAATTGGACAGGGCGGTCTCGGCGGAGGGGCTCCTGGATACGCGCGCCTGTTACGGGTGTCACGTCATAGACCAGTCCGGCTGGGGGACGGCCGGGCCGAGGCTTAATACCGACTCGCTTCCCGACGGCATACTCCAAAGGCTCGATTCGCCGGAATACAGGGAAACGGTAAAAAAGCTCGACGAGCTCGACATCGAGCCGTATAAAACATACAGGCACGCCCGGCAGGAAGTCTTGCAGAAACAGGGGATCGACAAGGTCAGGACGTGGGTGAAGTTTCGCCTCCTCGAGCCCAGATTCGACAATCCATACTCGCAGATGCCGA
This window harbors:
- a CDS encoding PQQ-dependent sugar dehydrogenase; the encoded protein is MVLVSLLFFPCDIHADDAEPWAKDWAVRDNFKVGVDAEGFQFPSAIAFVPNPGDGPGDPLYFVTELRGKVKVVTNDRTVHTFAEDFFRLKPEEELPSFSGETGLAGICLDPANGYVFVTFAYQDENNILRNNMVRFESEPGTFSLKAKSATPFTDIFVDVPTTPSHQIGPCQVYDNTVFVTLGDGHSFLKSRDVDSILGKVIRMTSDGKPVSSNPFYVDDDIKKPRNYVWAYGFRNPFSLEVVGGRVFVADNGLSSDRFLEVRKGVDYLWDGSNWSIGVNADFVINPSVGPVQMDYYPESLGIFPEEYRGRFYLVMGGNLSMPGPGQREDKSIAMLDYGFKEDKMQTVPKLFMRYTGDGNQILVGVGIGPDGLYFAPILPDSSGFSSIYKVTYDESNTYPNKLDRAVSAEGLLDTRACYGCHVIDQSGWGTAGPRLNTDSLPDGILQRLDSPEYRETVKKLDELDIEPYKTYRHARQEVLQKQGIDKVRTWVKFRLLEPRFDNPYSQMPNLGLSDHEADLLADYLVKDDANMAAPETSAPPPLAQKTDSKPGFGYIACSFIIGFTLCGILAAIYISGLKRRR